GCTATGACCGATGAGTATCGAGCTTTAATAGAAAATGAAACATGGGAATTAGTGCCTCGACCGAAGGATGCCCATGTTATACGTTGCATGTAAATATCATGCTAACGGCTCGCTACAAAGCACGTCTTGTTGTTAATGGGAAATGCCAACAGGTAGACATGTTTGTTAATTGCTAACAATTTTTATCTGTCTCTCGTGTAAGCCTATATAGGCATGTTTGTTTATTGGGTTGTTCATGAATGAAAAATTATGAATTGAATCTGAATTCCTCTCAAGCTTCGTTCTCTTTTCTTTTGGCCAATGATTAACCGTTGAACTACATTACCAATACCACTCAGTCGGGCGAACACATGTTTGTGTGGAAAATATGGATCTTAACTGTGCTTGGCCTGCATAGCAGTGAATTCCACAAGTGTACTCATTGTAGTGATATCTACAGTCATCCTCGATAGGCGCCATTAAGTTTTACTGATTACACTACGTTATTGAGCACGACAAGCGAGTTGGAAAGGATGGCTTAACTCCCAAATTGTGAGGGCAGTCCACAGAAATCTGATTTGTTTAATCGTGATGTCTTAGCTCCATTAAATTAGGCTTGACCAATGGAATAATATATGGCTTACAAGCCCATACTGCATTCTAGAAGTTAATGGAAACTCACCCTGCTCGGGGTTATGTCCAAGGTCGACCCTTGACCGCCATGAGACCGTGCCGACCGTGCCGCTAGTAAGGGTTGGCCAATTTACCACTAGACCAAGAGTTCACAGGacgtttttatatatttttttattcctTAATCTTCAATATAACATCAACTCAAGACTGAAATATTGAAGATACCAATCTCATGCAAAAGATTTGTTTGAGACAATGAGTATTCTGGTGAAGAGATTCACCTCAGTTGAATCAGATTCCAAACTTATCACAAATATCAAAGATTTGATCTTACAAAGACGACATGTTGAAGCTTTTCAACTCTACCGAAATCAACCCCATTTAACCTCCATTCTTCCTTCACTCATAAAAGCATGTTCGCTCTGTAAAACCCACTATGCCTTCGGTCTTCAGCTTCATTCTCACTCTCTCAAATTGGGCTTTCATTCAGAACTCATACTTTCAAACTCAATCATATCCTTCTACTGTAAACTTCACGATTTTAAGTCTGCCCacaaggtgttcgatgaaatgtctcAAAGAGACTGTGTATCATGGAGTGCCATGATAAATCATTCAGCTCGAAACGGGTATTACGTGGAATCGTTGGAGATGTTTAAAGAGATGTATGAATGTAGGTTTGTAGCCAAACCGGAGTTGATTGCTAGTGTTCTTTCTGTAGCTGCTCGGTGTGGGGGTACAAGGGTGGGGAAAATGATTCATGCGCTTTCGGTTGTTGATGAGAGGTTTGTGAAGTCGGTGTTTCTATCGACTGCACTTGTGGACTTGTATTGGAGGTCTGGAGATTCGTTGTATGCGATCCGTGTTTTTGATGGAATGGTGAATAAAAATGAGTTTTCTTGGACTTCCATGATTGCGGGATATGTTGGAATCTGTGATTATTCGAAGGCTTTTGATTGTCTTCGACAAATGCAGTTGGCAGGCATTAAGCCTAATAGAGTGACACTAATTTCTGTTTTACCAGCATGTGTCGAGTCAAGAGCCATTAATCTTGGATACAGCATTCATGGGTATGCTTTTCGTCATGGGTGTGATTCGGATATACGGCTGTTATCATCTCTAGTTCACCTGTATTCGCAGCACGCTGATTCATTACCTCTTGCAAAACTAATATTTGAAACTATAACACAAAAGGACGTCGTGCTTTGGAGTTCCGTTATTGCAGGCTGCTCTCGGGATAAACAAAATGCTGAAAAGTCGATATCACTCTTTAACCGAATGCAAAAAGAGGGAATTCAGCCCAACGACGTAACCCTATTGGCGGTTCTCACCGCTTGTACTAGTATACCATCAATAAACCTTGGAAGTGGAATTCATAGCTATGTGCTAAAAGCAGGTTTTGATTCTGACTTGCCTGTTACAAACTCTCTTATCAGTATGTACTCAAAATGTGGCTCTTTGAAAGACTCACATCGCGTGTTTCAAGAAACGGGTACACCGGATCGTGTTTCTTGGAGTGCGCTTATTAGCGCGTACGGTGTCCATGGTTATGGCGAACAAGCTTTACAACTATTTACTGAAATGAAAGCAAAAGGAATAGAATATGATTCGATCACTATGCTTGCCGTTTTATCAGCATGTAACCATGCGGGGCTTGTTGAAGAAGGACATAAACTTTTTTCTGAAGTTGTGAAGGATGAAAATTTATTAGTAAATATGGAACACTATGCTTGCTATATTGATCTTCTTGGAAGGGCGGGAAAGATTGAATTAGCTAGTGAAGTATTGAGGACAATGCCTATGAAGCCTAGTCCCAAAATTATGAGCTCTTTGGTGTCGGCTTGTAAAACTCATGGAAGATTAGATGTTGCTGAAACTTTGTTAAGTCGGTTTATAGAATCGGAACCTGGTAATGCTGCTAACCATACGTTGTTGAGTATGATTTATGCTGAATCTGGTAAATGGTTTGATGTGGACGGGATTCAGAGGAATATGAAATCAAGGGGATTGAAAAAAATTTATGGGTTCAGTAGAGTTGAAAATTAAATAAGATTTGTCATGTAAGTATGTAACTAATGTATTTGCAAAAGTCATTTGGTTTCAAATACGTGCATGGTGCAAAAACTACCTCCTACCGACTGCAATTCGCTTTAGAGAGATGCTCGACGTCCCCAAACAAATGTCAGTATAAGCAATACATAAGAAGGCGTTACATGCAATCTTTTTGACCACGTAATGAAGGTTAATAACAACCAAGCAATCTTTTTTTCACGCTACCATCATCACCTGCTGTTGCAGATATCCGTGCCTCCTAACCAAGTGGCTGTTGAAGAGAGGTTAGATGTTTGATTAATCCTATATATAATATATGCTTTCCTTAGTTTTACTATTTCTTAGTAAACATGGACAAGTGCAGTTTATTGAGCTTAATAACTTCATTGAGCTAAATCAAGAGTTCAAGAGGATTCTAGATTTTTGAATAATCTGGTTGGTAGTCAGGTCAGGTAATATTAAAGATGGTAAAATGGGTTGGCATgttgggtcatgggtcaaaagTGGTAAATCTTAAGTTAACTCAAACCACGCCCCATAAACATaattttttatcatgtttttggaattttatagataaataacGGAACTATGTTATCACAAAAATACTAGGTAGTCAAAAGCGAGGGCAGACTCAAAAGTGCATACCGAGACAAATTAAGCTTtgataataaaataatttaaaaatatgTAAGAAATATAATACTACTTCTGATATTATAAAAAACTAAACTTATTACTTATAATTATCCAAAATTCAACCCTTTACCTTAGAAGTTTCAATTTATCTTTGATGTTTTGTGCCTCTTTTTAGTTGGTTATTTTGCTAGGTTTATACCCTTTCTTTAAAAGTTTATTGATCATAAGCATTGGTCCATTATTGACCCTTATAATCAATTCAGCAGATGTGCAGTGTTCTTTAGGAACTAATGTAGTCAAAGGAAAAATGGATGGTTAATTCGAATGCTATAAAAAAAAGTCAGCAGTGGAGATGGAGTCAATTTGATGGTCAATGATCTAATTGGAATAATGATGTATGCTACTGTTGGAATACGAGTCTAATGCATGAAGTTAAAGTCTAGGTCATCAATTTGGATGTTATTGTATGTTGCCATGCCATCGATCCAGATAGTAGAATTTGCTTCCATGTCACTGATCCATAGTGTGTTTATTGGGAGTTTCAACTCTTcaaatgaaagaaagtgagacGGTTGCAGATTCTCTGTCGATAGTCATGAAGAACGCTAATAAAAAAGAGCTTATGGTGAGGACGTTTCCGATCAATTGGTGGTGGAAAAAGTTCTTCGAAGTCTTCCTCCTCGTTGGGATCATGTCGTTACTGAAATCGAAGAATCAAAAGGTCTATCAAGGGTGTCTTTGATCAACTAATGTGTCATGACCCACAAGAGAACCGATAAAGTTGCTTGTAGAGTCCCTATGTCAGGTAACAACACATTTCCGATGAGCATAATTACATAACAAGGTCTAGTAATATTGTTTTAGCTGCAGTAAATGAGGAATCACTATTATGGCATCTTCGTTTCGGACGTCTTCATGAGCATAGTTTGAAGAAACTAAGTGACAAAGGGTTGGTCGCTGGTTTACCGAAGATAGCGTCTTGGTCGGTGTGTGAAGGTTGCGTGATGGGGAAACAAACTTGTTGGCCATTCACTCGACATGCATGGTGAACATCTAAAGTCTTGGAGTTGGTACACTGATACGATTTACGAACCCAAACAATCTAGTTCCTGCTCCACATCAGTTTCGGACCCCACCTTTTGACCCGGGACCAAGTCAGTTTTAATTTAGGAAGTGCGGGGTAACCGACGAAGTCAGAAAGTGGGGACAAATGTTCCCAACATATCTTAGTTTTAAGTATTGATGTTTTATGTTATTTTTCTCCGTCTTGTTTTTATCGAAGTTGTTAAAGTTATTGGAGATTTACCCATCTCGAACAAGGTTTTCCTTTGTAATCTTTTTAGTGAAGTTAATTTCAGTTTCAGTTTCTATCAGTGGTTCCATTGCCGGGAAATGATGGCACCTTCCACCCGGAGCACCACCGACCCCGATCCCATCGCT
Above is a window of Helianthus annuus cultivar XRQ/B chromosome 14, HanXRQr2.0-SUNRISE, whole genome shotgun sequence DNA encoding:
- the LOC110904096 gene encoding pentatricopeptide repeat-containing protein At4g31070, mitochondrial, producing MSILVKRFTSVESDSKLITNIKDLILQRRHVEAFQLYRNQPHLTSILPSLIKACSLCKTHYAFGLQLHSHSLKLGFHSELILSNSIISFYCKLHDFKSAHKVFDEMSQRDCVSWSAMINHSARNGYYVESLEMFKEMYECRFVAKPELIASVLSVAARCGGTRVGKMIHALSVVDERFVKSVFLSTALVDLYWRSGDSLYAIRVFDGMVNKNEFSWTSMIAGYVGICDYSKAFDCLRQMQLAGIKPNRVTLISVLPACVESRAINLGYSIHGYAFRHGCDSDIRLLSSLVHLYSQHADSLPLAKLIFETITQKDVVLWSSVIAGCSRDKQNAEKSISLFNRMQKEGIQPNDVTLLAVLTACTSIPSINLGSGIHSYVLKAGFDSDLPVTNSLISMYSKCGSLKDSHRVFQETGTPDRVSWSALISAYGVHGYGEQALQLFTEMKAKGIEYDSITMLAVLSACNHAGLVEEGHKLFSEVVKDENLLVNMEHYACYIDLLGRAGKIELASEVLRTMPMKPSPKIMSSLVSACKTHGRLDVAETLLSRFIESEPGNAANHTLLSMIYAESGKWFDVDGIQRNMKSRGLKKIYGFSRVEN